Below is a window of Desulfarculaceae bacterium DNA.
CGACACGTTGTCATAGGAGTCGGTGGTGTAGTTGCCGTATTTGCCGGTGCAGATGGCGCAGCGCTTGCGGTAGGGGCTTTTGGGGTCCATGCGCAGTTTGCGGTAATAGCGCACGATGTCATCCAAGGACTCGTCGGCTATGGACTTGAGCCAATCCATGGGCTCGGAGGACCACTCCGCCTGGAAGGTGGGGGGGCAAGGGGCGACCAGGCCGTTGGTCAGCAGGATCGGCGAGGTCAGCGCGTTGAAGCAGGGCAGATTGGAAGCGGGCAGGCCTTCCCGCTCGCTGGGCAGCACACTGGTGTGCCAGTCGGTCTTTTCCTTGAAAAAGGCCACGAAATCCACCCCGAACTCTTTCCAGTAGTTCAGCACCTCGTCCTGGTGGGGGATAACCTCCTCGAACAGGCCGCAGTGGATGCCGATGCTCATGCCCGAGTCCCGCTGGTCGCGCCGCTCTATGAGGTAGCGCAGGTTCTGGCGCACCAGGTCGAAGTCGATGCCTATGCGGATGGCCTCCACCATCTCCTTGGTGTGGCCGTCGATGCTGAAGATGATGGCCCCGACGTCCAAATCCAAAAGCTCGTCGGACATCTCCGGGGTCAGGAGCATGCCGTTGGTCAGGATGCGCAGGTAAAGCTTGCGCGCGGCCGCCTCGCGGATGTAGGGCATTGCCTTGCGCGAGACGAAAAGCTCTCCCGAGCCGCAAAAGAGCAGGTCCGTGCCCTCGGGAAGCTCATTCAAGAACTTGTAGTAATGCTCGTCGGAAATCTCCTGGCGGGGCCTCTGGTTGCGGGTGGCCGCGAAACTGTAGCGGGGGTCGTCGCCATGGTAGGAGCAACCCCGGCAGCGCAAGTTGCAGTGGTCGGTGACGCTGACCATGGTCCCGTGGTAGTGCCCGGAGAAGCTGAACACCAGCTCAAAGGTGGCGTGATAGTCCAGGTTCACCGCAGGCCATTGATAAAACTGGTCCAGGCCCAGATGGGGGGCTTGGGCGGCAAACTCCTCCGCCCCCCACCGGGAAGTAGCCAGGAGCAGCGCCTTGGGCAAAACCTCGGAGGTGATGACCGGCACTTTCCACTTGTTGCCATCCACCAGGCGGCGGGCGTCCAGGGTCTTGCCCCTCTCCTCTCCCAGCCAGGCGGCGGCATGGTCGGCCACATAGGCCAGAAAGTCGTCCGGGGCCTCCTCCAGGGGAACCACCAGCAGGTCGCCGGATTTACGCAGGTCCGCCAGCTCGTCCTTGCTCAGCGCGG
It encodes the following:
- a CDS encoding radical SAM protein gives rise to the protein MTRIMNKDRLAALSKDELADLRKSGDLLVVPLEEAPDDFLAYVADHAAAWLGEERGKTLDARRLVDGNKWKVPVITSEVLPKALLLATSRWGAEEFAAQAPHLGLDQFYQWPAVNLDYHATFELVFSFSGHYHGTMVSVTDHCNLRCRGCSYHGDDPRYSFAATRNQRPRQEISDEHYYKFLNELPEGTDLLFCGSGELFVSRKAMPYIREAAARKLYLRILTNGMLLTPEMSDELLDLDVGAIIFSIDGHTKEMVEAIRIGIDFDLVRQNLRYLIERRDQRDSGMSIGIHCGLFEEVIPHQDEVLNYWKEFGVDFVAFFKEKTDWHTSVLPSEREGLPASNLPCFNALTSPILLTNGLVAPCPPTFQAEWSSEPMDWLKSIADESLDDIVRYYRKLRMDPKSPYRKRCAICTGKYGNYTTDSYDNVSVEAVRFTDRRTKCEAAYIRPAEDTVRPAPKETAAAAAEATPKTGPLQRLMRKVFGS